One window of Biomphalaria glabrata chromosome 6, xgBioGlab47.1, whole genome shotgun sequence genomic DNA carries:
- the LOC106057498 gene encoding dual specificity protein phosphatase 14-like: MDLAMFSQIAEITNSLYLSSAAAVRGEKIRSLGITHIINVTLEIPNLQLPNLECIQIRIDDSPSASLGLYFDRCADKINMVDRKGGKTLVHCVAGVSRSASICIAYLMKYHRLTLEQAYRHVKRRRSVIHPNVGFWRQLIDYERRLFGRTTVKMVESSIGWIPDVYYQETKSMMWFPTSSPRFGY; the protein is encoded by the exons ATGGATTTAGCTATGTTCTCTCAGATAGCTGAAATTACAAATTCCCTCTACTTAAGCAGTGCTGCTGCAGTCAGAGGAGAGAAGATACGCAGCCTTGGCATCACTCATATAATAAATGTAACACTAGAGATCCCCAACCTGCAGTTACCAAACTTGGAATGCATACAGATTAGGATAGATGACTCTCCTTCAGCAAGTTTGGGTCTCTATTTCGACAGATGTgcagataaaataaatatg GTTGACAGAAAAGGAGGAAAAACTCTAGTCCATTGTGTTGCTGGTGTCAGCCGCTCCGCATCGATCTGCATTGCATATCTGATGAAATATCATCGCCTGACCCTAGAACAGGCATACCGTCATGTCAAAAGGCGGCGCTCTGTCATACACCCTAATGTTGGCTTCTGGAGACAGCTCATTGACTATGAGCGCCGCCTGTTTGGACGTACCACTGTCAAAATGGTTGAGTCGTCTATAGGGTGGATCCCAGATGTCTACTACCAGGAAACTAAAAGTATGATGTGGTTTCCGACAAGTTCTCCTCGGTTTGGTTACTGA